In Armatimonadota bacterium, one genomic interval encodes:
- a CDS encoding Gfo/Idh/MocA family oxidoreductase gives MPVKIGMMSFAHMHSFSYASAVNEIADAQLVGIADHDADRAREMADTFKTRAFSGYRELLAQEIDAVIIGSENIRHPELTTMAARAGKHVLCEKPIATTVADAQAMIDVCKANSVQLMTAFPCRFSPAMVRVRQLVDEGAIGEVLAIKGTNRGRMPGGWFVEKDKSGGGAVIDHTVHVADLMRWTLRSEPAEVYAEISNSMHHQEYDDVGSLTITFDNGVFTTLDTSWSRPKSFPTWGDVTMEITGTNGVVSMDMFAQDFALYSDKTMSASWVGWGSNIDLLMVQDFVSRVAAGEPVSVTGEDGLHAVEVALGAYRSYEAGAPVRLPLGA, from the coding sequence ATGCCTGTCAAAATCGGAATGATGAGCTTTGCCCATATGCACTCCTTCAGCTACGCCAGCGCGGTAAACGAAATCGCTGACGCGCAGCTCGTCGGCATCGCCGATCACGATGCCGACCGCGCGCGAGAGATGGCCGATACCTTCAAGACCCGCGCCTTCTCCGGGTACCGGGAACTCCTCGCGCAGGAGATTGACGCGGTCATCATAGGTTCGGAGAACATCAGGCATCCCGAGCTGACCACAATGGCGGCGCGCGCGGGGAAGCACGTTCTCTGCGAGAAGCCTATCGCCACTACCGTAGCAGACGCCCAAGCCATGATTGATGTCTGCAAGGCGAACAGCGTCCAGCTCATGACGGCCTTCCCGTGCCGATTCTCCCCGGCGATGGTCCGTGTCAGGCAACTCGTGGACGAAGGCGCCATCGGCGAGGTTCTCGCCATCAAGGGAACGAACCGCGGCCGCATGCCGGGCGGGTGGTTTGTCGAGAAGGACAAGAGCGGCGGCGGCGCGGTGATTGACCATACCGTCCACGTCGCCGACTTGATGCGGTGGACCCTCCGGAGCGAGCCCGCTGAGGTCTACGCAGAGATCAGCAACTCGATGCATCACCAGGAATACGACGATGTCGGCTCGCTCACCATCACATTCGACAATGGCGTATTCACGACGCTCGACACGAGTTGGTCGCGCCCGAAGAGCTTCCCGACCTGGGGCGACGTCACCATGGAGATCACGGGCACGAACGGCGTCGTCTCGATGGACATGTTCGCGCAGGACTTCGCGCTCTACTCGGACAAAACGATGTCAGCCTCCTGGGTCGGCTGGGGCAGCAACATTGACCTTCTGATGGTGCAGGACTTCGTGAGCCGCGTCGCCGCGGGCGAGCCCGTGAGCGTCACCGGCGAGGACGGGCTCCACGCCGTCGAGGTCGCACTCGGCGCCTACCGCTCATACGAGGCCGGCGCGCCCGTGAGACTGCCTCTGGGCGCATAG
- a CDS encoding 2-oxo acid dehydrogenase subunit E2 — translation MATKIILPMLGQTMEEGTIIQWFKQEGESIRKGEPLLEVMTDKVNMEVESPESGTIRKIIAQPDETVPIMAPIAIIGTPDEMIDDLLADDTPVQISAAQTAEIEEAAPALGSAPNASTGVTPASPSRVFISPRARRLAHDHDVPIDSLAGRGTGPKGRIVEKDVQAYVAQIKSGTVKASPLAAKVADDMGIDLREIIGTGPQGKVMREDVLQAGAPGTDVPVLQMRSIPFAGMRRMVADAVTKSYQTAPHVTLTTEVDMTETVKVRSHILAEFERKYGARISYTDFIVKAAARAILDHPMVNGSLHGNEIRIAGSVNIGVAVALDDGLIVPVVKNADGRSLAEISIDLKRLVDKARNSALAQDDISGGTFSITNLGAYGIDVFDPIITPGQSAILGVCRIAEKPVVIERQIMIHSMMNLCLSFDHRVMDGAPAAQYLRRVKELLESPYQLLI, via the coding sequence ATGGCCACGAAGATCATACTGCCCATGCTGGGCCAGACTATGGAAGAGGGCACCATCATCCAATGGTTCAAGCAGGAGGGTGAGAGCATCCGGAAGGGTGAGCCGCTTCTCGAGGTGATGACGGACAAGGTCAACATGGAGGTGGAATCGCCTGAGTCCGGCACCATCCGCAAGATCATCGCGCAGCCCGACGAGACCGTCCCTATCATGGCCCCAATTGCGATAATCGGTACGCCAGACGAGATGATAGACGACCTCCTAGCCGATGACACCCCTGTGCAGATTTCGGCTGCCCAGACCGCCGAGATCGAAGAGGCGGCACCCGCGTTGGGTTCCGCTCCGAACGCCTCGACCGGAGTGACTCCTGCGTCACCATCGCGAGTGTTCATCTCGCCGCGTGCACGGAGGCTCGCTCATGATCACGACGTCCCGATCGACTCACTCGCAGGCCGAGGGACGGGGCCCAAGGGCCGGATTGTCGAGAAGGACGTCCAGGCGTACGTCGCGCAGATCAAGTCAGGCACCGTCAAGGCCTCGCCGCTTGCGGCGAAGGTCGCCGATGACATGGGGATTGACCTTCGAGAGATAATCGGCACCGGCCCTCAGGGCAAAGTGATGCGCGAGGACGTTCTGCAGGCAGGCGCGCCCGGCACGGACGTCCCAGTTCTACAGATGCGCAGTATCCCGTTCGCTGGGATGCGGAGAATGGTCGCCGACGCCGTCACCAAGAGCTACCAGACCGCCCCACACGTCACCCTCACCACCGAGGTGGACATGACCGAGACGGTCAAGGTTCGGAGCCACATCCTCGCCGAGTTCGAGCGCAAATACGGCGCCAGGATATCATACACCGACTTCATCGTGAAGGCAGCGGCTCGCGCGATTCTCGACCACCCAATGGTGAACGGCAGCCTGCACGGGAATGAGATACGAATCGCAGGATCGGTCAACATCGGCGTCGCAGTAGCGCTCGACGACGGACTGATCGTCCCCGTCGTCAAGAATGCCGATGGCAGGAGTCTCGCGGAGATATCTATAGACCTCAAGCGGCTCGTTGACAAGGCACGCAACAGCGCCCTCGCCCAAGATGACATTTCCGGAGGTACGTTCAGCATCACGAACCTCGGCGCGTACGGCATAGACGTCTTCGACCCGATCATCACGCCCGGGCAGAGTGCAATCCTCGGCGTGTGCCGGATTGCGGAAAAGCCAGTCGTTATCGAGAGGCAAATCATGATCCACTCCATGATGAACCTCTGCCTTTCCTTTGACCACAGGGTGATGGACGGTGCGCCCGCGGCTCAGTATCTGCGGCGCGTCAAGGAACTTCTCGAGTCCCCGTACCAGCTTCTCATCTAG
- the mscL gene encoding large conductance mechanosensitive channel protein MscL has protein sequence MIKEFKEFAMKGSLLDMAVGIILGIAFGKIITSFVADVLMPPIGMLLGGLDFSNMFINLSGQAYATLEQAKAAGAPVIGYGLFINTVIDFLIVAFILFLIIKQMNRGKEAAPAPKECPFCLTSIPAAATRCPACTSEQPAA, from the coding sequence ATGATCAAGGAGTTCAAGGAATTCGCAATGAAGGGCAGCCTGCTCGACATGGCTGTCGGCATCATCCTGGGCATCGCGTTCGGGAAGATCATCACGTCGTTCGTGGCAGACGTGCTGATGCCGCCGATCGGAATGCTGCTGGGCGGGCTGGACTTCTCGAACATGTTCATCAACCTGTCCGGCCAAGCCTATGCGACGCTCGAACAGGCCAAGGCGGCCGGCGCGCCGGTGATCGGCTACGGGCTGTTCATCAACACCGTGATTGACTTCCTCATCGTAGCGTTCATCCTGTTCCTCATCATCAAGCAGATGAACAGGGGCAAGGAGGCCGCGCCCGCACCGAAGGAGTGCCCGTTCTGCCTGACATCCATTCCCGCCGCCGCGACTCGCTGCCCGGCCTGCACCTCCGAGCAGCCGGCTGCGTAG
- a CDS encoding PHP domain-containing protein, whose amino-acid sequence MNLDTDLHTHTRHSPCGHPEMRPAEMVRVAARKGITRMAITDHYYTFTAHDILDDIRAEVTEARRTTPNAPEVFFGCEAEVMTPGTTAGSQELADSLDFVMAAATHFQNTGITDLPPGDVESRARHYLAMFEYAVSLPWVDTIAHPFLVVPSVCSPAVLDHLKDSDLLPAVELANENGVAMEISRRALWPNQAEFSVRFYRLCKEVGLRFTIGSDAHELKDIGNVHVVRPLLNELGVTEADVWLPSKRH is encoded by the coding sequence ATGAACCTTGACACTGATCTTCACACGCACACACGTCACTCGCCGTGCGGGCACCCGGAAATGCGCCCTGCCGAGATGGTTCGCGTCGCGGCACGAAAGGGTATCACCCGAATGGCGATCACCGATCATTACTACACGTTCACCGCTCACGACATTCTGGACGATATCCGGGCCGAGGTGACGGAGGCTCGCCGCACAACACCGAACGCGCCTGAGGTCTTCTTCGGCTGCGAAGCCGAGGTCATGACGCCGGGGACGACTGCCGGAAGCCAGGAGCTTGCGGACAGCCTCGACTTCGTGATGGCGGCCGCGACGCACTTCCAGAATACGGGGATCACCGATCTACCCCCCGGCGACGTCGAGTCCCGCGCCCGCCATTATCTCGCGATGTTCGAATACGCCGTGAGCCTCCCCTGGGTAGATACTATCGCCCACCCGTTTCTGGTCGTTCCGAGCGTGTGCTCGCCCGCGGTGCTCGACCACCTGAAGGATTCTGACCTGCTTCCGGCGGTTGAACTGGCAAACGAGAATGGCGTGGCGATGGAGATCAGCCGCCGGGCGCTCTGGCCGAATCAGGCGGAGTTCTCCGTCCGCTTCTACAGGCTGTGCAAGGAAGTGGGCCTGAGATTTACTATCGGGAGCGATGCCCACGAGTTGAAGGACATCGGCAACGTCCATGTCGTGCGGCCTCTGCTGAATGAGCTCGGCGTGACCGAGGCTGACGTCTGGCTGCCGAGCAAGAGGCACTGA
- the pyrE gene encoding orotate phosphoribosyltransferase, with product MLSQDQVLQIFEDSGALLNGHFKYTSGMHGDIYFEKFQVLQHPRYVELLCTDLAERFQGDDIQLVLGPTTGGVILAYEIGKQLGTRGIFAEKGESGRVLKRGFAVDPGTRVLVVDDVMTTGGSIWDTIDIVRRSQAVLAGVALLVDRTGGETDFGARTEALISMKVVKYDPEECPLCKAGVSLTET from the coding sequence ATGCTTAGCCAAGACCAGGTCTTGCAGATATTCGAGGATTCGGGCGCGCTGCTGAACGGCCACTTCAAGTATACCAGCGGGATGCACGGTGATATCTACTTCGAGAAGTTCCAGGTGCTGCAGCATCCCAGGTACGTGGAACTCCTGTGCACCGATCTGGCCGAGCGATTTCAAGGCGACGACATCCAACTAGTGCTTGGACCCACAACCGGCGGGGTCATCCTGGCCTACGAGATCGGGAAGCAGCTCGGCACCCGTGGAATATTCGCGGAGAAGGGCGAGTCGGGGCGGGTCCTCAAGCGCGGGTTTGCCGTTGACCCCGGCACGCGTGTCCTCGTCGTTGACGACGTTATGACCACCGGCGGCTCGATCTGGGACACGATTGACATCGTGCGCCGCAGTCAGGCGGTCCTTGCGGGAGTCGCCCTGCTGGTCGACCGGACCGGCGGGGAGACCGACTTCGGCGCGAGGACCGAGGCACTCATCAGCATGAAGGTAGTGAAGTACGATCCAGAGGAATGCCCCCTCTGCAAGGCAGGAGTCTCGCTCACGGAAACATAG
- the smpB gene encoding SsrA-binding protein SmpB, with protein MAEKGRKVIAHNRRARHEYFIEETCDAGVALAGTEVKSIRAGKVSLQDAFARVENGEVWLHGMYVAPYEFGSRFNLEAKRPRKMLLHKHEIERLRAATEQKGLTLIPLQIYFQRGYAKIEIGIARGKKLYDKRQAIAERDVEREARRDLSER; from the coding sequence ATGGCTGAGAAGGGCCGAAAGGTCATAGCCCACAACCGAAGAGCGCGACACGAGTACTTTATCGAGGAGACCTGCGATGCAGGGGTCGCGCTTGCCGGCACGGAAGTCAAGAGCATCCGCGCGGGCAAGGTAAGCCTCCAAGACGCCTTTGCGCGTGTTGAGAATGGCGAGGTATGGCTTCACGGCATGTACGTTGCTCCCTACGAGTTCGGCAGCCGGTTCAACCTCGAGGCGAAACGCCCGCGGAAGATGCTGCTCCACAAGCATGAGATAGAGCGCCTCCGCGCGGCGACCGAGCAGAAGGGCCTCACGCTCATACCGCTTCAAATCTACTTCCAGCGCGGATATGCCAAGATCGAGATAGGCATCGCCCGCGGTAAGAAGCTGTATGACAAACGCCAGGCCATCGCCGAGCGTGACGTCGAGCGTGAGGCACGCCGCGACCTGTCCGAGAGATAG
- a CDS encoding Gfo/Idh/MocA family oxidoreductase produces the protein MQKVAIVGAGHMAKVHGAAYAEMTNAAPVAVVDIRRDAADELAASIGSQAFTDFDAMLSAVGPDVIDVCVPTPFHKDYVIEAARAGKHVVTEKPMGRSVEECREMIAATEKAGVKFMVAHVLRFFPEFAAAKAQLDAGAVGKPAIARTTRGGGFPVAWNDWYANVEMSGGLVLDLIIHDFDWLRWCFGEAERVYAKGLVGRGLDHLDYALVTIRFKSGVIAHVEGTWANPSGFTVKFEVAGDGGLIDFHNKEAVPLSVAKKETGEGGKPGVAIPESPTAQNPYFLELQHFIDCIEADRAPSITPEDGMRAVEISLAALESIKTGKPVEVGSRS, from the coding sequence ATGCAGAAGGTTGCCATTGTTGGCGCAGGGCACATGGCGAAGGTGCATGGAGCCGCCTATGCGGAGATGACGAATGCCGCGCCTGTCGCCGTCGTTGACATCCGCAGGGATGCCGCGGACGAACTTGCCGCTTCGATCGGCTCGCAGGCGTTCACCGATTTTGACGCGATGCTGTCCGCCGTAGGACCCGACGTGATTGACGTCTGCGTCCCCACCCCGTTCCACAAGGACTACGTGATCGAGGCCGCGCGCGCCGGGAAACACGTCGTTACCGAGAAGCCGATGGGCCGCTCCGTGGAGGAGTGCCGGGAGATGATCGCCGCGACGGAGAAGGCTGGCGTAAAGTTCATGGTCGCCCACGTGCTCCGTTTCTTCCCGGAGTTCGCGGCTGCCAAGGCCCAACTCGATGCCGGGGCCGTTGGTAAGCCCGCCATCGCCCGCACGACGCGAGGCGGAGGCTTCCCCGTGGCCTGGAACGACTGGTACGCAAACGTCGAGATGAGCGGCGGTCTGGTGCTCGATCTCATCATCCACGACTTCGACTGGCTCCGATGGTGCTTTGGCGAGGCCGAACGCGTCTATGCCAAGGGACTCGTCGGGAGAGGACTGGATCACCTCGATTACGCCCTGGTCACCATTCGCTTCAAGAGCGGCGTCATCGCCCACGTCGAGGGCACGTGGGCGAATCCCTCCGGCTTCACCGTCAAGTTCGAGGTCGCGGGCGACGGCGGACTGATTGACTTCCACAACAAGGAAGCCGTGCCGCTTAGCGTCGCCAAGAAGGAGACCGGCGAGGGCGGGAAGCCGGGGGTCGCTATCCCGGAGAGCCCGACCGCGCAGAACCCCTACTTCCTCGAACTGCAGCATTTCATTGACTGCATCGAGGCCGACCGCGCCCCGAGCATCACCCCCGAGGACGGGATGCGCGCCGTCGAGATATCGCTCGCCGCGCTCGAGTCAATCAAGACCGGGAAGCCCGTCGAGGTAGGATCGAGGAGTTAA